The proteins below are encoded in one region of Amorphus orientalis:
- the atpA gene encoding F0F1 ATP synthase subunit alpha — MDIRAAEISAILKQQIQNFGEEVEVSEVGQVLSIGDGIARVYGLDKVQAGELVEFPNGIRGMTLNLEVDNVGIVVFGDDRQIKEGDTVKRTGAIVDAPVGKGLLGRVVDALGNPIDGKGPIDAAERRRVDVKAPGIIPRKSVHEPMSTGLKAIDALIPVGRGQRELIIGDRQTGKTAIILDTFLNQKPLNQGDDESQKLYCVYVAVGQKRSTVAQFVKTLEENGALEYSIVVAATASDPAPMQFLAPFTACAMGEYFRDNGMHAVIGYDDLSKQAVAYRQMSLLLRRPPGREAYPGDVFYLHSRLLERAAKLNDELGSGSLTALPVIETQANDVSAYIPTNVISITDGQIFLETDLFYQGIRPAVNVGLSVSRVGSSAQIKAMKQVAGPIKGELAQYREMAAFAQFGSDLDAATQRLLARGARLTELLKQPQFSPLKTEEQVAVIFAGVNGYLDKLPVSAVQDFEEGLLSYLRGEHKGLLDEIWEKKELKDDLRDKLKSAIDSFAKTFSA; from the coding sequence ATGGATATTCGCGCCGCGGAAATCTCCGCCATCCTCAAACAGCAGATCCAGAACTTCGGCGAGGAAGTCGAAGTCTCCGAGGTCGGCCAGGTTCTCTCGATCGGTGACGGCATCGCCCGCGTCTACGGCCTCGACAAGGTCCAGGCCGGCGAGCTCGTCGAGTTCCCGAACGGGATCCGCGGCATGACGCTGAACCTCGAGGTCGACAATGTCGGCATCGTGGTTTTCGGCGACGACCGCCAGATCAAGGAAGGCGACACGGTGAAGCGCACGGGCGCCATCGTGGACGCTCCGGTCGGCAAGGGTCTGCTCGGCCGCGTCGTCGACGCGCTCGGCAATCCGATTGACGGCAAGGGACCGATCGACGCCGCCGAACGGCGCCGCGTCGACGTGAAGGCCCCGGGCATCATCCCCCGCAAGTCGGTGCACGAGCCGATGTCCACGGGTCTGAAGGCGATCGACGCCCTGATCCCGGTGGGCCGCGGCCAGCGCGAGCTGATCATCGGTGACCGTCAGACCGGCAAGACCGCGATCATCCTCGACACCTTCCTGAACCAGAAGCCGCTGAACCAGGGCGACGACGAGAGCCAGAAGCTCTACTGCGTCTATGTCGCCGTCGGTCAGAAGCGCTCCACGGTCGCCCAGTTCGTGAAGACGCTGGAGGAGAACGGCGCGCTCGAGTACTCGATCGTCGTCGCCGCCACCGCCTCCGACCCGGCGCCGATGCAGTTCCTGGCGCCGTTCACCGCCTGCGCCATGGGCGAGTATTTCCGCGACAACGGCATGCACGCCGTGATCGGCTACGACGACCTCTCCAAGCAGGCCGTCGCCTATCGCCAGATGTCGCTGCTGCTGCGCCGCCCTCCGGGCCGCGAAGCCTATCCGGGCGACGTGTTCTACCTGCATTCGCGCCTGCTCGAGCGCGCCGCCAAGCTCAACGACGAGCTCGGCTCCGGCTCGCTGACGGCGCTGCCGGTCATCGAGACCCAGGCGAACGACGTGTCGGCCTACATTCCGACCAACGTGATCTCGATCACCGACGGTCAGATCTTCCTGGAGACCGACCTGTTCTACCAGGGCATCCGTCCGGCCGTGAACGTCGGCCTGTCGGTGTCCCGCGTGGGCTCGTCGGCCCAGATCAAGGCGATGAAGCAGGTCGCCGGCCCGATTAAGGGCGAGCTGGCCCAGTATCGCGAGATGGCCGCGTTCGCCCAGTTCGGTTCGGACCTCGACGCGGCGACCCAGCGCCTGCTGGCGCGCGGTGCCCGTCTGACCGAGCTCCTGAAGCAGCCCCAGTTCTCGCCGCTCAAGACCGAAGAGCAGGTCGCTGTCATCTTCGCCGGCGTGAACGGCTACCTCGACAAGCTGCCGGTCTCGGCCGTGCAGGACTTCGAGGAAGGGCTGCTCAGCTATCTTCGCGGCGAGCACAAGGGTCTCCTCGACGAGATCTGGGAGAAAAAGGAGCTGAAAGACGATTTGCGCGACAAGCTCAAATCGGCGATCGACTCCTTCGCCAAAACCTTCAGCGCGTAA
- a CDS encoding F0F1 ATP synthase subunit gamma encodes MASLKDLRNRITSVKSTQKITKAMQMVAAAKLRRAEEAAEAARPYSERMHAVLVSLADAVRGSDEAPKLMVGNGRDDTHLLVVCTADRGLCGAFNSSIVRLAREHARRLQASGKTVQFFCVGRKGYDILRREYKSQIVDVVELKDVRRISFADAQKIGEKLIERFDNGDYDVATLFFSQFKSVISQIPTAQQLIPADPGEEEDAAESETDGTTAVREYEPEESEILADLVPRNVSVQVLHALLENAASEQGARMSAMDNATRNAGEMIDKLTQEYNRTRQAQITKELIEIISGAEAL; translated from the coding sequence ATGGCGAGCTTGAAGGACCTGCGCAACCGGATCACCTCCGTCAAGTCGACGCAGAAGATCACCAAGGCCATGCAGATGGTCGCGGCGGCAAAACTGCGTCGAGCCGAGGAGGCGGCCGAGGCCGCGCGTCCCTACTCCGAACGCATGCATGCCGTGCTCGTGTCGCTTGCCGATGCGGTGCGGGGAAGCGACGAAGCCCCGAAGCTGATGGTCGGCAACGGTCGCGACGACACCCATCTTCTGGTCGTTTGCACCGCCGACCGCGGCCTTTGCGGCGCGTTCAATTCCTCCATCGTCCGGCTTGCCCGCGAGCATGCCCGGCGGTTGCAGGCCAGCGGCAAGACGGTGCAGTTCTTCTGCGTCGGCCGGAAGGGCTACGACATCCTCCGGCGCGAGTATAAGAGCCAGATCGTCGACGTGGTCGAACTCAAGGACGTGCGGCGCATCTCCTTCGCCGACGCCCAGAAGATCGGCGAGAAGCTGATCGAGCGGTTCGACAACGGCGATTACGATGTGGCGACGCTGTTCTTCTCGCAGTTCAAGTCGGTGATCAGCCAGATCCCGACGGCCCAGCAGCTGATCCCGGCCGATCCGGGCGAGGAAGAGGATGCGGCCGAGAGCGAGACCGACGGCACCACGGCCGTGCGCGAGTACGAGCCGGAGGAAAGCGAGATCCTGGCCGATCTCGTCCCCCGGAACGTCTCGGTCCAGGTGCTGCACGCGCTCCTGGAAAACGCCGCGTCGGAACAGGGCGCTCGGATGAGCGCGATGGACAATGCGACCCGGAACGCGGGCGAGATGATCGACAAGCTGACGCAGGAATACAACCGGACGCGTCAGGCCCAGATCACCAAGGAACTGATCGAAATCATTTCCGGCGCCGAGGCGCTCTGA
- the atpD gene encoding F0F1 ATP synthase subunit beta — MHMANNVGTIHQVIGAIVDVKFDSELPAIMNALETDNNGVRLVMEVAQHLGENTVRCIAMDGTEGLVRGQDVTDTGNPIEVPVGDGTLGRIMNVIGEPVDEGGPITHTETRPIHAPAPSYVDQSTEAEILVTGIKVVDLLAPYARGGKIGLFGGAGVGKTVLIQELINNVATQHGGYSVFAGVGERTREGNDLYYEMIESGVNKEGGGEGSKAALVYGQMNEPPGARARVALSGLTVAEYFRDQGQDVLFFVDNIFRFTQAGSEVSALLGRIPSAVGYQPTLATDMGALQERITTTTKGSITSVQAIYVPADDLTDPAPATSFAHLDATTVLNRAISEKGIYPAVDPLDSTSRMLSAMIIGEEHYNTARQVQEILQRYKSLQDIIAILGMDELSEEDKLTVARARKIERFLSQPFHVAEVFTGKPGVFVELADTIKGFKGLCEGEYDHLPEAAFYMVGTIEEAIEKGQQMAAEAA; from the coding sequence ATGCACATGGCGAATAATGTGGGAACCATCCATCAGGTGATCGGCGCGATCGTCGACGTGAAGTTCGATAGCGAGCTTCCCGCGATCATGAACGCGCTGGAGACCGACAACAACGGCGTGCGCCTCGTCATGGAGGTCGCCCAGCACCTCGGCGAGAACACCGTCCGCTGCATCGCCATGGACGGCACGGAAGGCCTCGTCCGCGGTCAGGACGTGACCGACACCGGCAACCCGATCGAGGTTCCGGTCGGCGACGGCACCCTCGGCCGCATCATGAACGTCATCGGCGAGCCGGTGGACGAAGGCGGTCCGATCACCCACACCGAGACCCGCCCGATCCACGCCCCGGCCCCGTCCTATGTGGACCAGTCGACGGAAGCGGAGATCCTGGTCACCGGCATCAAGGTCGTCGACCTGCTCGCGCCTTACGCCCGTGGCGGTAAGATCGGCCTGTTCGGCGGCGCCGGCGTGGGCAAGACCGTGCTGATCCAGGAACTGATCAACAACGTCGCCACCCAGCACGGCGGTTACTCCGTGTTCGCCGGCGTCGGCGAGCGCACCCGCGAGGGCAACGATCTCTACTACGAGATGATCGAGTCCGGCGTGAACAAGGAAGGCGGCGGCGAAGGCTCCAAGGCCGCGCTGGTCTACGGCCAGATGAACGAGCCTCCGGGCGCCCGTGCCCGTGTGGCGCTCTCCGGCCTGACCGTCGCGGAATATTTCCGCGACCAGGGCCAGGACGTGCTGTTCTTCGTGGACAACATCTTCCGCTTCACCCAGGCGGGCTCCGAGGTGTCGGCGCTTCTCGGCCGTATTCCTTCGGCGGTGGGCTATCAGCCGACGCTCGCCACCGACATGGGCGCGCTGCAGGAGCGGATCACCACCACCACCAAGGGCTCGATCACCTCGGTGCAGGCCATCTACGTGCCGGCCGACGACCTGACCGACCCGGCGCCGGCCACCTCGTTCGCTCATCTGGACGCCACGACGGTGCTCAACCGCGCCATCTCGGAGAAGGGCATCTACCCGGCGGTGGACCCGCTCGACTCCACGAGCCGCATGCTCTCCGCCATGATCATCGGCGAGGAGCACTACAACACCGCCCGCCAGGTCCAGGAGATCCTGCAACGCTACAAGTCGCTCCAGGACATCATCGCCATTCTCGGCATGGACGAGCTGTCGGAAGAGGACAAGCTGACGGTGGCCCGCGCCCGTAAGATCGAGCGCTTCCTGTCGCAGCCGTTCCACGTGGCCGAGGTGTTCACCGGCAAGCCGGGCGTGTTCGTCGAGCTGGCCGACACCATCAAGGGCTTCAAGGGTCTCTGCGAAGGCGAGTACGATCACCTTCCGGAAGCCGCCTTCTACATGGTCGGCACCATCGAGGAAGCCATCGAGAAGGGTCAGCAGATGGCCGCGGAAGCGGCGTAA
- a CDS encoding F0F1 ATP synthase subunit epsilon yields the protein MAGNFHFELVSPERLLVSEEVAAVRVPGSEGEFEVLEGHAPFLSTLRPGILRVRGGADGEREIFVRGGFADTGPNGLTVLAEEAIPVKEIDREEIERQIADAQDDVNDAKDEATRDEAERHLEHLRDVQRALGH from the coding sequence ATGGCCGGTAACTTCCACTTCGAGCTGGTTTCGCCGGAGCGACTTCTCGTCTCCGAAGAGGTCGCGGCCGTGCGGGTTCCCGGCAGCGAGGGCGAGTTCGAGGTTCTCGAAGGCCACGCGCCGTTCCTGTCGACGCTCCGGCCGGGCATCCTGCGGGTGCGCGGCGGCGCCGACGGCGAGCGCGAGATCTTCGTGCGCGGCGGCTTCGCCGACACCGGGCCGAACGGGCTGACGGTGCTGGCGGAAGAGGCGATCCCGGTGAAGGAGATCGACCGCGAGGAGATCGAGCGGCAGATCGCCGACGCCCAGGACGACGTCAACGACGCCAAGGACGAGGCGACCCGGGACGAAGCCGAGCGGCACCTGGAGCATCTCCGCGACGTGCAGCGGGCGCTCGGTCACTGA
- a CDS encoding serine hydrolase domain-containing protein codes for MAKFRLRSYFRWLAIGFAVVIVSVIVAAAWTLPPMLAIGSAYVAKTVCSGMYVSNLNLDRIWDEDVLGRENPLLNLYRVTVDDPVKQISASPFGVGVFERTAVHRDGLGCALAIGVSPSDLADETLPPMTGARENGALWPEGTGIDGPPPQALDAALERAFAEPEGANAGKLRTRAVVVVQNGRLIAERYADGITAATPLIGWSMAKTVTGALAGVAMAESDLALDIDHLLPQWSNDANPKSRIPFSALLDMTDGLAYNESYGSVTDTTRMLYESGNAVDFLAAMEQESPPGETWDYSSGATMLAMGAIRAALPTDQWLTFPREALFEPIGMTSAVFETDPAGTFMGPSWLSATARDWARFGLLILEKGLWEGEQVLPVGWVDTMVEPVEQSGGRMGKGQIWLQSGLSGDTIPPDTLWMRGHDGQTVAIVPSQDLVVVRLGMTNPQGLYDRNALLADVIGALPTGAASSQ; via the coding sequence ATGGCCAAGTTCCGCCTTCGCTCCTATTTCCGCTGGCTCGCGATCGGGTTTGCGGTGGTTATTGTCAGCGTGATCGTCGCGGCCGCCTGGACGCTCCCGCCGATGCTGGCGATCGGCTCGGCCTACGTGGCCAAGACGGTCTGTTCCGGCATGTATGTCTCCAATTTGAATCTCGACCGGATCTGGGACGAGGACGTGCTCGGTCGGGAAAACCCGCTGCTCAACCTCTACAGGGTGACGGTGGACGACCCGGTGAAGCAGATTTCCGCCTCGCCGTTCGGGGTCGGCGTGTTCGAGCGAACCGCGGTTCACCGCGACGGGCTGGGCTGTGCGCTCGCCATCGGCGTGTCGCCGTCTGACCTTGCCGACGAGACGCTACCTCCGATGACGGGGGCGCGCGAGAACGGCGCGCTCTGGCCCGAAGGCACCGGCATCGACGGACCGCCGCCGCAGGCCCTCGATGCCGCCCTCGAGAGGGCGTTCGCGGAGCCGGAGGGCGCCAATGCCGGCAAGCTCCGCACCCGGGCCGTCGTCGTCGTCCAGAACGGCCGGCTCATCGCCGAGCGCTATGCCGACGGGATCACCGCCGCGACGCCGCTGATCGGCTGGTCGATGGCAAAGACCGTGACCGGCGCGCTCGCCGGCGTCGCCATGGCCGAGTCCGATCTGGCTCTCGACATCGACCACCTGCTGCCGCAGTGGTCGAACGATGCCAATCCCAAGAGCCGCATCCCCTTCTCCGCGCTGCTCGATATGACCGACGGCCTCGCCTACAACGAGAGCTACGGCAGCGTCACCGATACCACCCGGATGCTCTACGAGAGCGGCAACGCGGTCGATTTCCTTGCCGCCATGGAGCAGGAGAGCCCTCCCGGCGAGACCTGGGACTATTCCAGCGGCGCCACCATGCTCGCCATGGGCGCGATCCGCGCCGCCCTGCCGACGGACCAGTGGCTGACCTTTCCCCGCGAGGCCCTGTTCGAGCCGATCGGCATGACCAGCGCGGTGTTCGAAACCGATCCGGCCGGCACCTTCATGGGCCCGTCCTGGCTGTCGGCGACCGCCCGCGACTGGGCCCGCTTCGGGCTTCTGATCCTGGAGAAGGGTCTGTGGGAGGGCGAACAGGTGCTCCCGGTCGGCTGGGTCGACACCATGGTCGAACCCGTCGAACAGTCCGGCGGGCGCATGGGCAAGGGCCAGATCTGGCTGCAGTCGGGCCTGTCGGGCGACACCATCCCGCCGGACACGCTCTGGATGCGCGGCCACGACGGCCAGACCGTCGCCATCGTCCCGTCGCAGGATCTGGTGGTGGTGCGGCTCGGCATGACCAATCCGCAGGGGCTCTACGATCGCAACGCCCTGCTGGCGGATGTGATCGGCGCCCTTCCGACGGGCGCGGCCTCGAGCCAGTAG
- a CDS encoding CCA tRNA nucleotidyltransferase, producing the protein MTTDDLPSLADAEWLGHPATQALLAILDVDGEEARVVGGAVRNALLGEPVHEVDIATTAPPQTVTARAEAAGFKVVPTGIDHGTVTVVVDGTPFEVTTLREDVETFGRHATVRFGRDWTADAHRRDFTMNALSVDRTGRLFDPVDGYPDCRARRVRFVGRADSRVQEDYLRILRFFRFHAHYGEGPPDPDGFLASIRGRDGLRRLSAERIAQETRRLVTARRAGETLTLMSEAGIIEIVFAGIAYPGVLDRLAHLEAERGEGATPALRIAAAGTRLREDAERIAERLKLSKAETKTMRAAVDAAPHFPVAPGQPARALRYRLGRDAFHDGVRLAWAQSLDPSHAAPWPELFDLADRFTPPAFPLDGKTLIKAGVPSGPELGAALRRLEDIWIASDFRHDRSALLERLETTR; encoded by the coding sequence ATGACAACTGACGACCTGCCCTCGCTGGCCGATGCGGAGTGGCTCGGCCATCCGGCCACCCAGGCGCTGCTCGCGATCCTGGACGTCGATGGAGAAGAGGCCCGTGTGGTGGGCGGGGCCGTGCGCAACGCGCTGCTCGGCGAGCCTGTCCACGAGGTCGACATCGCGACGACCGCGCCGCCGCAGACCGTGACTGCGCGCGCAGAGGCGGCGGGGTTCAAGGTCGTGCCCACCGGGATCGACCACGGCACCGTCACGGTGGTGGTCGACGGCACGCCGTTCGAGGTGACGACGCTGCGCGAGGACGTGGAAACGTTCGGTCGCCATGCCACCGTCCGCTTCGGCCGGGACTGGACCGCCGACGCCCATCGCCGCGACTTCACCATGAACGCGCTTTCGGTGGACCGGACCGGCCGGCTGTTCGATCCGGTGGACGGATATCCCGACTGCCGCGCCCGGCGGGTCCGCTTCGTCGGCCGGGCCGACAGCCGGGTGCAGGAGGACTATCTCCGGATCCTGCGTTTCTTCCGCTTCCACGCGCACTACGGCGAGGGCCCGCCCGATCCCGACGGCTTTCTGGCCTCGATCCGCGGGCGGGACGGGCTCCGGAGGCTTTCGGCGGAGCGGATTGCCCAGGAGACGCGACGGCTGGTCACGGCACGGCGGGCCGGCGAGACCCTCACGCTGATGTCGGAGGCGGGGATCATCGAGATCGTGTTCGCCGGCATCGCCTATCCCGGCGTCTTGGACCGGCTGGCGCATCTGGAGGCGGAACGCGGAGAGGGTGCCACGCCCGCCCTGCGTATTGCTGCCGCCGGCACGCGTCTGCGCGAAGACGCCGAGCGCATCGCCGAACGGCTGAAACTCTCCAAGGCGGAGACGAAGACGATGCGCGCCGCGGTCGACGCCGCTCCGCATTTTCCCGTCGCCCCCGGCCAGCCGGCCCGTGCCCTGCGCTACCGTCTCGGCCGGGACGCCTTCCATGACGGCGTGCGGCTCGCCTGGGCGCAAAGCCTGGACCCGTCCCATGCCGCCCCCTGGCCGGAGCTGTTCGACCTGGCGGATCGCTTCACCCCGCCGGCCTTTCCGCTCGACGGCAAGACCCTGATCAAGGCCGGCGTGCCCTCCGGTCCGGAGCTCGGTGCCGCGCTGCGCCGGCTCGAGGACATCTGGATCGCGAGCGACTTCAGGCACGATCGGTCGGCGCTTCTGGAAAGGCTGGAAACGACACGCTGA
- a CDS encoding DUF6111 family protein, whose product MVRVILVQLILFLLPFIGWAIFLAVTRGLSDARASYFIGPMPYWLAVAGLILSIAGFLALGVVGDQETGVYHPLRFEDGKLVPGGFDDN is encoded by the coding sequence ATGGTGCGCGTCATCCTCGTCCAACTGATCCTGTTCCTGCTGCCGTTCATCGGCTGGGCCATCTTCCTCGCCGTCACCCGGGGGCTGTCCGACGCGCGCGCCAGCTATTTCATCGGCCCGATGCCCTACTGGCTTGCGGTCGCCGGACTGATTCTGTCGATCGCGGGGTTCCTCGCCCTCGGCGTGGTGGGCGACCAGGAAACGGGGGTCTATCACCCGCTGCGCTTCGAGGACGGCAAGCTGGTCCCCGGCGGATTTGATGACAACTGA
- a CDS encoding CoA pyrophosphatase: MRQDGTALEGGRTDTVADWRSIRARSGRLTAFDRFVLDRPNAGDHVLNPHLPNTVGEGSHLRDAAVLFGVVKRDPEATVLFTVRTEKLSSHAGQIALPGGKIDPGDQDPLAAALREAEEEIGISPSLVEPLGYGDTYATGSGFRIVPVVGLIDPAAKIRANPHEVADVFEVPLGHLMTPSNHQRNSREWEGGRRYFYSMPYRDRYIWGVTAGIVRTLFERLYR; this comes from the coding sequence ATGAGACAGGATGGTACCGCCCTGGAGGGCGGCCGCACGGACACCGTGGCGGACTGGCGCTCGATCCGGGCGCGGTCCGGCCGGCTGACCGCGTTCGACCGGTTCGTTCTCGACCGGCCGAACGCCGGCGACCACGTGCTCAATCCTCATCTGCCGAATACCGTCGGCGAGGGCTCCCATCTGCGCGACGCCGCCGTCCTGTTCGGCGTCGTGAAGCGGGATCCCGAGGCGACCGTCCTGTTCACGGTGAGGACCGAGAAGCTCAGCTCCCATGCCGGCCAGATCGCGCTTCCCGGCGGCAAGATCGATCCCGGCGACCAGGACCCGCTCGCCGCGGCGCTGCGGGAGGCGGAAGAGGAAATCGGGATCTCCCCCTCGCTGGTGGAGCCGCTCGGCTACGGCGACACCTACGCGACCGGCTCCGGCTTCCGGATCGTGCCCGTGGTCGGTCTGATCGATCCGGCCGCGAAGATCCGGGCCAATCCCCATGAGGTCGCCGATGTCTTCGAGGTGCCGCTCGGTCATCTGATGACCCCGTCCAACCACCAGCGCAACAGCCGCGAGTGGGAAGGGGGCCGCCGCTATTTCTATTCCATGCCCTATCGCGACCGCTATATCTGGGGCGTCACCGCAGGTATCGTCCGCACGCTCTTCGAACGCCTCTATCGCTGA
- a CDS encoding DUF1285 domain-containing protein, translated as MTGEPDNQHDVNTGLSGLEAMIRRAESGGGAAPVEKWDPPHCGKLDIRIARDGLWYYLGTPIGREPLVRLFASVLRRDDDGITYLVTPVEKIEITVDDVPFIGVELHATGTGRDQVLTVRTNVGDVVEIDSEHPLRFEKEADTDGLQPYLLVRGRLEARLGRPLLYELVDLGTTEERDGVDWFGVWSNGLFFPMMRQAELERLAG; from the coding sequence ATGACCGGAGAACCCGACAATCAACACGACGTGAACACCGGCCTTTCCGGCCTGGAGGCCATGATCCGGCGCGCCGAATCCGGCGGCGGCGCGGCCCCTGTGGAGAAATGGGACCCGCCCCACTGCGGCAAGCTCGACATCCGGATCGCCCGGGACGGCCTGTGGTACTATCTCGGTACCCCCATCGGACGCGAGCCGCTGGTCCGGCTGTTCGCCTCGGTTCTGCGCCGCGACGACGACGGGATCACCTACCTGGTCACGCCGGTCGAGAAGATCGAGATCACGGTCGATGACGTCCCCTTTATCGGCGTGGAGCTGCATGCGACCGGCACGGGCCGGGATCAGGTGCTGACGGTCCGGACGAATGTCGGCGACGTGGTGGAAATCGACTCCGAACATCCGTTGCGCTTCGAGAAGGAAGCGGACACGGACGGCCTTCAGCCCTATCTTCTGGTCCGCGGCCGGCTGGAAGCCCGTCTGGGCCGGCCGCTCCTCTACGAACTGGTCGACCTCGGCACCACCGAGGAACGGGACGGCGTCGACTGGTTCGGCGTCTGGTCCAACGGCCTGTTCTTTCCGATGATGCGGCAGGCAGAACTGGAGCGTCTCGCCGGATGA